CGAGCTGCTCCTGCGCCTCGACCGTCGCATGTACGGCGACCGCGCCGGCCTGCCGCTCTACCAGCTGCCCGCGCTCGCGGCCGCTCGGGACGCCGTCGGCGGCGTGCAGGTGTCGCCGCACCAGGCCGGGATCCTCGACGACGCCTGGCGCTGGACCCTCTCTCCCGACGCTCCCTGAGCCCGGCTTGCATCGGCACGGTAGGCTGTAGGTCGCTGGGAATAGCAGACGGCGGCTCTTCGCCCTCCTCCCTTGATGACAAGGCCGGCACCCTCTCCACTGAAGGACAGCACTATGGCGCTAGTCGCGCGCAACGACCTCCGCAATGTGGCCATCGTGGCCCACGTGGACCACGGCAAGACGACCCTGGTCGACGCCATGCTCAAGCAGACGAACTCGTTCGACGCCCACTTCGAGGGCGAGGACCGGATGATGGACTCGAACGACCTCGAGCGCGAGAAGGGCATCACGATCCTCGCGAAGAACACCGCGGTGCTCTACAACGGGAAGCACGCCGACGGCACGCCCATCGTCATCAACGTGATCGACACCCCGGGCCACGCCGACTTCGGCGGCGAGGTCGAGCGCGGCCTGTCCATGGTCGACGGCGTCGTGCTCCTCGTCGACGCGTCCGAGGGCCCGCTGCCCCAGACGCGCTTCGTGCTCCGCAAGGCGCTCGAGGCGAAGCTCCCCGTGATCCTCCTGGTCAACAAGACCGACCGCCCCGACGCGCGCATCGACGAGGTCGTGGCCGAGAGCCAGGACCTGCTCCTCGGCCTCGCCTCCGACATGTCGGACGAGCACCCGGACCTCGACCTCGACGCGATCCTCGACGTGCCCGTCGTCTACGCGTCCGGCCGCAACGGCGCCGCGAGCGACAACAAGCCCGACAACGGCGAGCTGCCCGACAACGACGACCTCGAGCCCCTCTTCAAGGCGATCCTCGACCACGTCCCGGCGCCCACCTACGACGACCAGCACCCGCTGCAGGCCCACGTCACCAACCTCGACGCGTCGCCCTTCCTCGGCCGCCTCGCCCTCCTCCGCGTCTTCAACGGCACGATCAAGAAGGGCCAGCAGGTCGCCTGGGTCAAGCACGACGGCACCGTCAAGAACGTGAAGATCACCGAGCTCCTCATCACGAAGGCGCTCGACCGCTTCCCGACCGAGTCCGCGGGCCCCGGCGACATCGTCGCCGTCGCCGGCATCGAGGACATCACCATCGGCGAGACCCTCGCCGACCCGGAGGACGTCCGGCCGCTGCCCACCATCACGGTGGACGACCCGGCCATCTCGATGACCATCGGCACCAACACCAGCCCGCTCATCGGCAAGGTCAAGGGCCACAAGCTCACCGCCCGCATGGTCAAGGACCGCCTCGACCGCGAGCTCATCGGAAACGTGTCCATCAAGCTGGTCGACATCGGCCGCCCGGACGCCTGGGAGATCCAGGGCCGCGGCGAGCTCGCGCTGGCGATCCTCGTGGAGCAGATGCGCCGTGAGGGCTTCGAGCTCACCGTCGGCAAGCCGCAGGTGGTCGTCAAGCAGGTCGACGGCAAGGTGCACGAGCCCTACGAGCACCTCACCATCGACTCGCCCGAGGAGTACCTCGGCGCGATCACGCAGCTCCTCGCCGCCCGCAAGGGCCGCATGGAGGGCATGAGCAACCACGGCACCGGCTGGGTCCGCATGGAGTTCGTCGTCCCGTCGCGCGGCCTCATCGGCTTCCGCACCGAGTTCCTCACGATCACGCGCGGCGCCGGCATCGCCAACGCCGTGTCGCACGGCTACGAGCAGTGGGCGGGCGAGATCACGACCCGCGTCAACGGCTCGATCGTCGCCGACCGCGCCGGCGTCGCCACCCCGTTCGCCATGGTGGCCCTGCAGGAGCGCATGTCGTTCTTCGTGGAGCCGACCCAGGAGGTCTACGAGGGCATGGTCGTGGGCGAGAACTCGCGCGCCGACGACATGGACGTGAACATCACCAAGGAGAAGCAGCTGACCAACATGCGTCAGTCCACCTCCGACTCCTTCGAGCGCATGACGCCCTCGCGGCGGCTCACGCTCGAGGAGTGCCTCGAGTTCGCCCGCGAGGACGAGTGCGTGGAGGTCACGCCCGAGTTCGTGCGGATCCGCAAGGTCGAGCTCGACGCGAACGCCCGACAGCGCAAGACGTCGCGACTGAAGAAGCAGAACGCGTAGCGAGCATGACCCCGACGAGCCCGTCCGCCCGGTCCCTCCGCAGGAGGGGGCTGGCGGCCGGGCTCGTCCTCGTCTCCGCCCTCGGATCCGGCCTCGGTCTCACCGGGTGCAGCCAGGTGGGCGACGTCGTCCGCGACGCCGCCCACGAGGGCGCGAAGCAGGTGCGCCACAGCGTCGAGGACGTCATCGGCGACACGCTCGGCAAGGTGCAGGTCTCCACGGACGGCCGCGTCCCCGACACGTTCCCCTCGGACGCCGTGCCGTTCGCCGAGGGGGAGCTGCTCGGCGGGGGAGCCGCCCCGGAGGGCGCCGGCTGGGTGGCGCAGGTCGCCGTGCCGGACGTCGAGGGCGGGTTCGCGGACGCGCGGGCGCGGCTCGAGGCCGCCGGCTACGCGTCGAGCGAGGTCACGAGCGACGCCCAGAGCGGCTACGGGCGGTTCGCGACGGACGCGTACTCGGTCATCGTCACGGTGTCGGCGGATCTCGGATCCCCGGTCGCCACGTACGTGGTGCTGCCCGCAGGCTGAGCGCGCCGCCGCACGTGCCCGATCAGGACGCGAAGAGCGTCTCCCCGACGTACCCGTCGCGCGATGCGCCCGGCGGCACGGCCCAGATCCCGCTGCCCACGTGCCGCAGGTACTCGTTCATGGCGTCGCGGGCGAGGCTCCGCTGGATGGGGATGAACTGCGTCCGAGGATCCCGCTGGAAGGCCAGGAAGAACAGGCCCGCGTTGAGCCGGCCGAGGTCGTCGTTGCCGTCGACGAAGTTGTAGCCGCGGCGCAGGAGCACCGCGCCGTCGTTCGCGTCCGGGTGCGCGAGGCGCACGTGCGACGCGGGGTCGATGAGCGGGGCGCCGCCGCGGCCGGTGGCGGAGAAGTCGGGAGCCGTGTGCTCCTGGCCCCCGCTGAGGGGCGCGCCGGACCCCTTCGTGCGGCCGACAACGCGCTCCTGCTCGCGGAGCGACGAGCGGTCCCAGGTCTCGATCGTCATGCGGATGCGTCGGGCGACCAGGTAGGAGCCGCCCTGCATCCACGCCTCGGCGGGCGAGGATCCCGCGTCGGCCCACACGTGGTCCTCGACCTGGCGCGTGTCCTCGGACTTCACGTTCGCGGTGCCGTCCTTGAAGCCGAAGAGGTTCCGCGGCGTGACCTGCGCGCGGCTCGTCGACGACGTGCGGCCGAAGCCGAGCTGCGACCACCGGATGGAGGCGCGGCCGAACGCGATGCGCGACAGGTTGCGGATCGCGTGCACGGCCACCTGCGGGTCGTCGCTGCACGCCTGGATGCAGAGGTCGCCGCCCGTCGCCTGCGCGACGAGCGCCTCGCCCGGGAAGCGCGGCAGGTCGACGAGCGCGGCGGGCCGGCGGTCGGCGATGCCGAAGCGGTCGACGCCGTCGGCGGTCGTGAACAGCGACGGGCCGAGGCCGAACGTGATGGTGAGGCCGGCGGGCGGCAGGTCGAGCGCCTCGCCCGTGTCGTCGGGCGGGGAGTCGTACGGGCCGTCGACGGCGCCGAGCGCGCCCGCGGATCCGCCGGCCGTCATGCGCGCGGCCGCGGCGCTCCAGTCCTGGAGGAGCGAGACGAGGCCCGCGCGGTCGATGTCGGCGACGTCGAAGGCGGCGAAGTGCAGGCGGTCCTGTGCGGGCGTGGTGATCCCCGCCTGGTGCGCCCCGTGGAACGCGTAGGTCGCGCCGCCCGCGGCCTGCCGGGCGCCCGCGAAGGCGCGGTCGGCCATCACCCCGCCCGCGGAGCCGACCAGGCCGCCGCCGAGCGCGCCCGCGCCGAGGAGGCCGAGGATCCCGCGGCGGGAGATGCCCGCGGGCGCCGCGGGAGCGTCGGCTGCCGCCGTGCCGTCGGGCGTGGTGGTCGCGTGGTCCGTCATCAGCCGACGAGCGCCCCGGTGAGCTTCGACAGCGGCTCGGCCAGCGCGTTCACGCCGTCCGCGAGGCCCTTGACCTGGTCCGTGGTGAGGCGGTCGTAGGTCGTGAAGCCCTGGTCGAGGGATCCGTACGCGGCGAGGTCCGTCTCCAGCGACGCGAACTGGGCGTCGAGCGTGGCGACGAGCTGCGGGTCCTTCGGCGCGACGATGTCGCGGACGCCCGCGTACGCGACGCGCGCGCCCTCGAGGTTCGCCTGGAAGTCCCAGAGGTCGGTGTGCGACCAGATCTCCTCCTCGCCGGTGATCTTGCCGGACGCGACCTCGTCCATCAGCCCGACCGCGCCGTTGGAGACCGTGGAGATGTCGACCGAGAAGCCGTCGGCGTGCACCGCGTCGTAGAGCCGCTGCGTGTCGGCGGTGAGCTCCTGGGCGAAGTGCGCGCGGTCCGCCTGGCCGAGCGGCGCGTAGACCTCGCCGCCGTTCGCGTCGGGCGAGGGCTGCCAGAGGTCCTTCTCGATGCGGTGCCACCCGGTCCACTCGGTGCCGGGCTCGACGTCGGCCTCGCGGAAGTCGATCTCCGGGTCGAGGTCGCCGAACGACTCCGCGACGGGCTCGACGCGCTCGTAGTACGCGCGCGCCGTGGGGTACAGCGAGCGCGCCCTGTCGTCGTCGCCCGCGAGGTACGCGTCGGCGAACTCCTGCGTGGCGGGCAGGAGGCGGCCGATCTGGTCCTTGACGTAGGCGAGGTAGGCGGCGGCCGCGTCCTGGCCCTGCTGCTCCGCGTCGCCCGCGAGCGCGACCTGGTCGCCCGTGACGGTGAAGGGCGCACGTCCCACGCCGTCGCCGACCATGCCGGGCTTGCAGACGGTGAAGTAGTCGCCGGGCTGGGCGGTCAGCACGAGGTCGCGCTCGATCCCGGGGCTCACGTTCTCGACCTCGCCGACGATGCGCAGGCCGTCGTCCGCGAGCAGGTAGAACTCGGTCACCTGGTCGGTGGAGTTCGTGACGTGGAACGAGACCGTGCCGCTGGGGGCGGTCGCGGCGGAGACGGCGCACGCGTCGGCGGAGCTGTCGACCGTGAGCTGGGTGACGCCGGAGTCGGCCGAGGCGGCGCCGTCGCCGGCGGATCCGGTCGGGGCGTTCGCGACGCAGCCCGACAGGGCGAGGGCGGCGCCGGCGAGCAGGGCGGCGGCGGGGAGGGTCGAGCGCTTCATGGGACCTCGGGGGAGCGGGCCGGCGGTGCCGGGCGGTGGACGGAGCGGGGGAGACGGAGGGGCGGCGGTGCGCCGGGTCAGCGGGCGGCGGTCGCGTCGGGCACGCGGGCCGCGTCGCCGACGGCGGGAGCGGCCGGGGCGGCGGCGGCGGGAGCGGCGGACGCCCCCGCCGGACGCGCCCGCCGACCGCGGCGCGCGAGCGTCAGGTAGGTCGCGAGCGTCGGCACGACGTACGCCACCCACGTGATCGCCTCGAGCCAGGTGGTGGCGGGGGAGAAGTTGACGGTGCCCTTGAGGAGGGTGCCGTACCAGG
The genomic region above belongs to Clavibacter phaseoli and contains:
- the typA gene encoding translational GTPase TypA: MALVARNDLRNVAIVAHVDHGKTTLVDAMLKQTNSFDAHFEGEDRMMDSNDLEREKGITILAKNTAVLYNGKHADGTPIVINVIDTPGHADFGGEVERGLSMVDGVVLLVDASEGPLPQTRFVLRKALEAKLPVILLVNKTDRPDARIDEVVAESQDLLLGLASDMSDEHPDLDLDAILDVPVVYASGRNGAASDNKPDNGELPDNDDLEPLFKAILDHVPAPTYDDQHPLQAHVTNLDASPFLGRLALLRVFNGTIKKGQQVAWVKHDGTVKNVKITELLITKALDRFPTESAGPGDIVAVAGIEDITIGETLADPEDVRPLPTITVDDPAISMTIGTNTSPLIGKVKGHKLTARMVKDRLDRELIGNVSIKLVDIGRPDAWEIQGRGELALAILVEQMRREGFELTVGKPQVVVKQVDGKVHEPYEHLTIDSPEEYLGAITQLLAARKGRMEGMSNHGTGWVRMEFVVPSRGLIGFRTEFLTITRGAGIANAVSHGYEQWAGEITTRVNGSIVADRAGVATPFAMVALQERMSFFVEPTQEVYEGMVVGENSRADDMDVNITKEKQLTNMRQSTSDSFERMTPSRRLTLEECLEFAREDECVEVTPEFVRIRKVELDANARQRKTSRLKKQNA
- the efeB gene encoding iron uptake transporter deferrochelatase/peroxidase subunit translates to MTDHATTTPDGTAAADAPAAPAGISRRGILGLLGAGALGGGLVGSAGGVMADRAFAGARQAAGGATYAFHGAHQAGITTPAQDRLHFAAFDVADIDRAGLVSLLQDWSAAAARMTAGGSAGALGAVDGPYDSPPDDTGEALDLPPAGLTITFGLGPSLFTTADGVDRFGIADRRPAALVDLPRFPGEALVAQATGGDLCIQACSDDPQVAVHAIRNLSRIAFGRASIRWSQLGFGRTSSTSRAQVTPRNLFGFKDGTANVKSEDTRQVEDHVWADAGSSPAEAWMQGGSYLVARRIRMTIETWDRSSLREQERVVGRTKGSGAPLSGGQEHTAPDFSATGRGGAPLIDPASHVRLAHPDANDGAVLLRRGYNFVDGNDDLGRLNAGLFFLAFQRDPRTQFIPIQRSLARDAMNEYLRHVGSGIWAVPPGASRDGYVGETLFAS
- the efeO gene encoding iron uptake system protein EfeO; amino-acid sequence: MKRSTLPAAALLAGAALALSGCVANAPTGSAGDGAASADSGVTQLTVDSSADACAVSAATAPSGTVSFHVTNSTDQVTEFYLLADDGLRIVGEVENVSPGIERDLVLTAQPGDYFTVCKPGMVGDGVGRAPFTVTGDQVALAGDAEQQGQDAAAAYLAYVKDQIGRLLPATQEFADAYLAGDDDRARSLYPTARAYYERVEPVAESFGDLDPEIDFREADVEPGTEWTGWHRIEKDLWQPSPDANGGEVYAPLGQADRAHFAQELTADTQRLYDAVHADGFSVDISTVSNGAVGLMDEVASGKITGEEEIWSHTDLWDFQANLEGARVAYAGVRDIVAPKDPQLVATLDAQFASLETDLAAYGSLDQGFTTYDRLTTDQVKGLADGVNALAEPLSKLTGALVG